A genomic region of Caenorhabditis elegans chromosome V contains the following coding sequences:
- the R02F11.2 gene encoding CX domain-containing protein (Confirmed by transcript evidence): protein MILRNFKWMMLLAVVLIGQALCQRTSAMQRIVKETFLAGSEYEQSLIGHLLNSSAMVTLNDDITTLLASTNMTYTLASPDEPFVFVERNYFWSQKDFNEYADGENNTIFSYVCVYNASEDEGLFSQIYFPSGDRIQEVVFGCEVSKECCGMKCCGDDVLINIIIVGVISLALLLLLLCNILIGFKKRREKSRETNLKATYQATDTTNGAIDNDIISADQITYDTRHPATNRGSPANPTA from the exons ATGATACTGCGTAACTTCAAATGGATGATGTTATTGGCGGTGGTCCTGATAGGTCAAGCATTGTGTCAACGGACTTCAGCTATGCAGAGAATTGTTAA aGAAACCTTCCTTGCGGGATCCGAGTACGAGCAAAGTCTCATAGGACATCTTCTCAACTCGAGCGCTATGGTTACTCTGAACGATGACATCACTACTCTCCTGGCGAGCACCAATATGACATACACCCTTGCTTCACCTGACGAGCCATTTGT GTTCGTTGAGCGCAACTATTTCTGGTCTCAAAAAGACTTCAACGAGTACGCCGACGGTGAAAACAACACGATCTTCTCGTATGTTTGCGTGTACAACGCATCTGAAGACGAGGGGCTTTTCTCTCAG ATCTATTTTCCAAGTGGCGATCGGATTCAAGAGGTGGTATTCGGTTGTGAGGTCTCCAAGGAATGTTGTGGAATGAAGTGTTGTGGGGATGACGTGCTCATCAATATTATCAT tGTTGGAGTGATCAGCTTGGctcttctgcttcttcttctctgcAATATTCTCATCGGGTTCAAGAAGAGACGTG aaaagagCCGAGAAACCAATCTTAAAGCCACCTATCAAGCAACAGACACCACTAACGGAGCCATTGACAATGATATCATCAGCGCCGATCAAATCACCTATGACACAAGACACCCGGCAACCAACCGTGGATCCCCAGCCAACCCGACCGCCTAA
- the R02F11.3 gene encoding Cation efflux protein cytoplasmic domain-containing protein (Confirmed by transcript evidence), translating into MTKTEATFSLLDEEEERDEVGPSTVLVPGRPSLRSISLSQAPSAPRDLENGNGQTSCAELHKLTAGSTTSLSSQSKNAKKVNKFYKKQNELLENFKNDSEQIEQFNRTRRRTTSKEEDDDADVIAAIPPPIPEEKAVVAPLVKHIDGTDEPEVVIFDVPRSPRNPRKKPMERTDTEEKSVDEKKDDESNTAARMANITLAVNFLLMIAKVVASVLSGSMSIISSMVDSVVDITSGLVISLSERMIKKRDPYLYPRGRTRLEPLSLILISVIMGMASIQLIIASVRGIHDGIQFHLYGIGEEPKLNVTITSVVIMVSTVLVKLSLYLFCKRYKEPSVNVLAMDHRNDCISNTVALICAWLGTKYSYYFDPAGAIVVSMYILYTWVQTGREHLAKLSGKTAEPEFINRIIKVCLDHDARISHIDTVYVYHFGSKFLVEVHIVLDENMILKESHDISETLQSNIESLPEVERAFVHTDYDYDHHPHDEHKIV; encoded by the exons ATGACGAAAACAGAAGCCACATTCAGTTTACTAGATGAGGAAGAAGAACGAGATGAGGTTGGGCCCTCTACCGTACTGGTTCCAGGCCGTCCATCTCTTCGATCAATCTCCCTATCACAAGCTCCAAGTGCTCCACGAGActtagaaaatggaaatggtCAGACGAGTTGTGCAGAGCTCCACAAGTTGACTGCTGGCTCCACGACATCCTTGTCCTCACAGTCGAAGAATGCAAAGAAAGTGAACAAGTTCTATAAGAAGCAGAATGAATTGTtggagaattttaaaaatgatagCGAACAGATTGAG caattcaACCGTACACGGCGGCGGACAACTAGtaaagaagaagatgatgacgCTGACGTGATTGCAGCCATACCACCACCGATTCCTGAAGAGAAAGCTGTAGTGGCACCACTGGTAAAGCATatt gatGGAACAGACGAACCGGAAGTAGTGATATTCGATGTGCCACGCAGTCCTAGGAATCCTAGAAAA aaaccaATGGAACGCACAGACACCGAAGAAAAATCAGTTGACGAGAAAAAAGACGACGAATCAAATACGGCCGCGAGAATGGCCAACATCACATTAGCAGTGAACTTCCTTCTGATGATTGCAAAAGTCGTCGCATCCGTTCTCTCAGGATCCATGTCGATCATTTCATCGATGGTTGATTCTGTGGTAGATATCACTTCAGGACTTGTCATTTCACTTTCAGAAAGAATGATCAAGAAAAGGGATCCTTATCTGTATCCGAGAGGAAGGACCAGGTTGGAGCCATTGTCCTTGATTTTGATCAGTGTGATCATGGGAATGGCGTCGATTCAATTGATCATTGCGTCGGTGAGAGGAATTCATGATGGAATTCAATTCCATCTTTATG gaatcGGTGAAGAACCCAAGCTCAACGTCACCATCACCTCTGTAGTCATCATGGTGTCAACAGTTCTCGTCAAGCTGTCCCTCTACCTATTCTGTAAACGATACAAGGAACCATCGGTCAACGTGCTCGCAATGGACCATCGCAACGATTGCATCTCCAACACGGTCGCCCTGATCTGTGCCTGGCTCGGCACCAAGTACTCGTACTACTTTGACCCAGCCGGTGCTATTGTGGTTTCTATGTACATTTTGTATACCTGGGTGCAAACTGGACGGGAGCATTTGGCAAAGCTGTCGGGTAAAACTGCAGAGCCAGAGTTCATTAATAGGATCATCAAAGTCTGCTTGGATCATGATGCTCGGATTTCACATATTGATACGGTTTATGTGTACCATTTTGGAAGCAAGTTTTTAGTTGAG GTGCACATTGTGCTCGACGAGAATATGATCCTCAAAGAATCCCATGACATCAGTGAGACCCTCCAATCAAACATCGAAAGCTTGCCGGAAGTTGAACGTGCATTTGTTCATACAGACTATGATTATGATCATCATCCTCACGACGAgcataaaattgtttga
- the R02F11.3 gene encoding Cation efflux protein cytoplasmic domain-containing protein (Confirmed by transcript evidence) codes for MTKTEATFSLLDEEEERDEVGPSTVLVPGRPSLRSISLSQAPSAPRDLENGNGQTSCAELHKLTAGSTTSLSSQSKNAKKVNKFYKKQNELLENFKNDSEQIEQFNRTRRRTTSKEEDDDADVIAAIPPPIPEEKAVVAPLVKHIKPMERTDTEEKSVDEKKDDESNTAARMANITLAVNFLLMIAKVVASVLSGSMSIISSMVDSVVDITSGLVISLSERMIKKRDPYLYPRGRTRLEPLSLILISVIMGMASIQLIIASVRGIHDGIQFHLYGIGEEPKLNVTITSVVIMVSTVLVKLSLYLFCKRYKEPSVNVLAMDHRNDCISNTVALICAWLGTKYSYYFDPAGAIVVSMYILYTWVQTGREHLAKLSGKTAEPEFINRIIKVCLDHDARISHIDTVYVYHFGSKFLVEVHIVLDENMILKESHDISETLQSNIESLPEVERAFVHTDYDYDHHPHDEHKIV; via the exons ATGACGAAAACAGAAGCCACATTCAGTTTACTAGATGAGGAAGAAGAACGAGATGAGGTTGGGCCCTCTACCGTACTGGTTCCAGGCCGTCCATCTCTTCGATCAATCTCCCTATCACAAGCTCCAAGTGCTCCACGAGActtagaaaatggaaatggtCAGACGAGTTGTGCAGAGCTCCACAAGTTGACTGCTGGCTCCACGACATCCTTGTCCTCACAGTCGAAGAATGCAAAGAAAGTGAACAAGTTCTATAAGAAGCAGAATGAATTGTtggagaattttaaaaatgatagCGAACAGATTGAG caattcaACCGTACACGGCGGCGGACAACTAGtaaagaagaagatgatgacgCTGACGTGATTGCAGCCATACCACCACCGATTCCTGAAGAGAAAGCTGTAGTGGCACCACTGGTAAAGCATatt aaaccaATGGAACGCACAGACACCGAAGAAAAATCAGTTGACGAGAAAAAAGACGACGAATCAAATACGGCCGCGAGAATGGCCAACATCACATTAGCAGTGAACTTCCTTCTGATGATTGCAAAAGTCGTCGCATCCGTTCTCTCAGGATCCATGTCGATCATTTCATCGATGGTTGATTCTGTGGTAGATATCACTTCAGGACTTGTCATTTCACTTTCAGAAAGAATGATCAAGAAAAGGGATCCTTATCTGTATCCGAGAGGAAGGACCAGGTTGGAGCCATTGTCCTTGATTTTGATCAGTGTGATCATGGGAATGGCGTCGATTCAATTGATCATTGCGTCGGTGAGAGGAATTCATGATGGAATTCAATTCCATCTTTATG gaatcGGTGAAGAACCCAAGCTCAACGTCACCATCACCTCTGTAGTCATCATGGTGTCAACAGTTCTCGTCAAGCTGTCCCTCTACCTATTCTGTAAACGATACAAGGAACCATCGGTCAACGTGCTCGCAATGGACCATCGCAACGATTGCATCTCCAACACGGTCGCCCTGATCTGTGCCTGGCTCGGCACCAAGTACTCGTACTACTTTGACCCAGCCGGTGCTATTGTGGTTTCTATGTACATTTTGTATACCTGGGTGCAAACTGGACGGGAGCATTTGGCAAAGCTGTCGGGTAAAACTGCAGAGCCAGAGTTCATTAATAGGATCATCAAAGTCTGCTTGGATCATGATGCTCGGATTTCACATATTGATACGGTTTATGTGTACCATTTTGGAAGCAAGTTTTTAGTTGAG GTGCACATTGTGCTCGACGAGAATATGATCCTCAAAGAATCCCATGACATCAGTGAGACCCTCCAATCAAACATCGAAAGCTTGCCGGAAGTTGAACGTGCATTTGTTCATACAGACTATGATTATGATCATCATCCTCACGACGAgcataaaattgtttga
- the R02F11.1 gene encoding CC domain-containing protein (Confirmed by transcript evidence), which produces MKQLAISFCIILPLACFWVLNAEDAKEAPEIREANSTVFRQKRQFGCPSNCYSSCSSSSQCQRYSVASVCVQGCCCPGNNNLDTACSGGPAVAACLGGLCGQGFFCSSNNYCCRCQSGNSTGPCVNQVCPTGFMCNTNNYCCPLGSGGVLGSCVNGVCPTGYTCGAGNLCYLSSGK; this is translated from the exons ATGAAGCAACTCGCCATCTCCTTCTGCATTATCCTCCCCCTCGCCTGCTTCTGGGTACTGAACGCAGAAGACGCGAAAGAAG CTCCAGAAATTCGTGAAGCCAACTCCACAGTATTCCGTCAGAAGAGGCAGTTTGGATGCCCATCCAATTGCTATTCCTCATGCAGTTCCTCGTCCCAGTGCCAGAGATATTCTGTCGCATCTGTCTGTGTCCAAGGATGCTGTTGCCCAGGAAACAATAACCTTgata ccgcCTGCTCCGGAGGACCAGCCGTCGCCGCCTGCCTCGGAGGACTCTGCGGACAAGGATTCTTCTGCTCGAGCAACAACTACTGCTGCAGATGCCAATCCGGAAACAGCACGGGACCATGTGTAAACCAGGTCTGCCCAACCGGATTCATGTGCAACACCAACAACTACTGTTGCCCACTCGGATCCGGAGGAGTCCTCGGATCATGTGTCAACGGAGTCTGCCCAACTGGATACACCTGTGGAGCTGGAAACTTGTGCTATTTGAGCAGtggaaagtaa